A single genomic interval of halophilic archaeon DL31 harbors:
- a CDS encoding transposase IS66 (PFAM: Transposase, IS66~KEGG: hsl:OE1094R transposase (ISH10)), with translation MVADEKVEQLLERITALENRVDELEQEKTNLKQENQQLREENKRLRAKLRWYEGPHTPPSKDQSDQEESSSSSDADEDDEQPRTDGGTPGRKPGHDPEWRAAPDPDREIDVTCDCCPECGEGFDESAGVSPRLVEELPDPQPPEVTQYNRHHYECYSCGAETVASHPDCPDEGQFGVNVIAQAALSRYDHRLPYRKIADRFEQLHGLELSGASAWHATERAARAGRCEYEQIRRRIQHADVVHIDETGIKRDGEQAWMWTFTTDEHTLYAVRESRGSDVPAEVLGEDFAGTVVCDGWTAYPAFTSNLQRCWAHILREAEDVADKYEDGEPIHRHLTQMYVGLQSWLETDPSLRERAQMHRSSQNGLKSLVRCSATDDPVATLLGKIKGGIDHWLTFIGEPAVSPTNNAAENALREPVVLRKIIGTLRNDRGMFVHETLLSLLATSRQQGRNPYEKLKRIVRDNEMISRTHAVPSVESSG, from the coding sequence ATGGTCGCTGACGAAAAAGTGGAGCAACTGCTTGAGCGGATCACTGCTCTCGAAAATCGCGTTGATGAACTTGAGCAGGAGAAAACAAACCTCAAGCAAGAGAATCAGCAACTCCGCGAAGAGAACAAACGTCTCAGAGCTAAGCTCCGGTGGTACGAGGGACCGCATACACCACCGAGCAAGGACCAGTCAGACCAAGAGGAGTCGTCGTCCTCGTCCGATGCGGACGAGGACGACGAACAGCCACGTACTGACGGTGGGACACCGGGTCGAAAGCCCGGACACGACCCTGAGTGGCGAGCCGCACCTGACCCAGATCGAGAAATCGACGTTACCTGTGACTGCTGTCCGGAGTGTGGCGAAGGGTTCGACGAGTCGGCGGGCGTCAGCCCCCGACTCGTCGAGGAACTCCCGGATCCACAGCCACCCGAAGTTACACAGTACAACCGCCATCACTACGAGTGCTACTCTTGTGGAGCCGAGACTGTCGCTTCACACCCCGACTGCCCCGACGAGGGGCAGTTCGGGGTGAACGTCATCGCCCAAGCCGCTCTTTCCAGATACGATCACCGCCTCCCCTACCGGAAGATCGCCGACCGCTTCGAGCAATTGCATGGCCTCGAACTCTCAGGTGCATCTGCGTGGCACGCGACCGAGCGCGCTGCGCGCGCCGGTCGCTGTGAATACGAACAGATCCGCCGACGGATTCAGCACGCTGACGTTGTTCACATCGACGAGACGGGAATCAAACGCGACGGCGAACAGGCGTGGATGTGGACGTTCACCACGGACGAGCACACGCTGTACGCGGTCAGAGAGAGTCGCGGAAGCGATGTTCCGGCAGAAGTCCTCGGCGAGGACTTCGCGGGAACGGTCGTCTGCGATGGCTGGACGGCATATCCGGCATTCACCAGCAACCTCCAGCGGTGCTGGGCACATATTCTCCGCGAAGCGGAAGATGTCGCTGACAAGTACGAGGACGGAGAGCCAATTCACCGGCATCTCACGCAAATGTACGTCGGTCTCCAGTCGTGGCTGGAGACCGACCCGAGCCTTCGTGAGCGAGCACAGATGCACCGATCAAGCCAGAACGGACTCAAATCGCTCGTTAGGTGCTCAGCTACCGACGACCCAGTGGCAACACTGCTCGGGAAGATCAAAGGAGGGATCGACCACTGGCTCACCTTCATCGGTGAGCCAGCAGTCTCGCCAACGAACAACGCTGCGGAGAATGCGCTTCGTGAGCCGGTTGTTCTCCGGAAAATCATCGGGACGCTCCGCAACGACCGCGGGATGTTCGTTCACGAGACGTTGCTGTCCCTGCTGGCGACATCGCGCCAGCAGGGACGCAATCCCTACGAGAAGCTCAAGCGCATTGTCCGAGACAACGAGATGATTTCACGGACTCACGCTGTGCCATCCGTCGAGTCCTCGGGGTAA
- a CDS encoding hypothetical protein (KEGG: htu:Htur_1684 hypothetical protein): MTVSETIGLSKRRQRLLTRLLQFVLVGICLTGLVTLRLGMAVNGAFGLALTLIPAAIRREYDYTMSPALVLWITFAVSLHSVGSLGPYSWFSWFDSVTHTVSATVVAGLGYATFRGFDQHSEELHVPASLRPVFIVVFVLAVSVVWELLEFASGQVPQLLGIEAPLVVYGVDDIVTDMVFNTVGGLIVAVGGSGYFTPLAGFFRRRFDS, encoded by the coding sequence ATGACAGTCTCCGAGACCATCGGCCTCTCGAAACGGAGACAACGCCTGTTGACCCGATTGCTGCAGTTCGTGCTGGTGGGTATCTGCCTCACCGGGTTGGTCACACTACGCCTGGGAATGGCCGTCAACGGCGCGTTCGGTCTGGCACTCACGTTGATCCCGGCCGCGATCCGCCGGGAGTACGATTACACGATGAGTCCCGCGCTGGTTCTGTGGATTACCTTCGCCGTCAGTCTCCACAGCGTCGGGTCGCTCGGCCCCTACTCGTGGTTCTCTTGGTTCGACAGCGTGACGCACACAGTCTCAGCGACTGTCGTCGCCGGGCTGGGGTACGCGACCTTCCGCGGGTTTGACCAGCACTCGGAGGAACTTCACGTCCCGGCCAGCCTCCGACCCGTGTTCATCGTCGTATTTGTCCTCGCTGTGTCCGTCGTCTGGGAGCTACTCGAGTTTGCGTCCGGACAGGTACCGCAGCTACTCGGTATCGAGGCACCGCTGGTCGTCTATGGCGTTGACGATATCGTCACAGACATGGTGTTCAACACGGTCGGCGGACTGATCGTGGCCGTCGGTGGCTCCGGCTACTTCACCCCGCTTGCGGGATTCTTTCGGCGTCGGTTCGACTCCTAG
- a CDS encoding hypothetical protein (KEGG: htu:Htur_1683 hypothetical protein) — protein MTITHSLARNVTTNATLGWAFVGVVILIAAISLLMAPLLEGLLALVAAGILVIPAVLRRDWRVMLPWPLGLVVAVGVTARTFGVAPEVTGYIAISSVALAAVVELDSFTDVEMSRRFAVLFAVMTTIAFQSWWTIASYYSDQWFGTSFIHSQAELQWDLVAVMIVSLVMGRLFMWYFDRIEHVGSRHQPVVPEETS, from the coding sequence ATGACTATCACACACTCACTCGCTCGAAACGTGACAACGAACGCAACGCTTGGGTGGGCCTTCGTCGGAGTCGTGATCCTGATCGCCGCCATTAGCCTCCTTATGGCGCCACTACTCGAGGGTTTGCTCGCACTGGTCGCTGCCGGAATTCTCGTGATTCCGGCGGTGCTGCGACGGGACTGGCGGGTGATGCTCCCGTGGCCACTCGGACTGGTCGTCGCTGTCGGAGTGACCGCACGGACGTTCGGCGTCGCCCCGGAGGTCACCGGGTACATCGCCATCTCGTCCGTCGCGCTCGCGGCTGTCGTCGAGCTCGACTCATTCACCGACGTGGAGATGAGTCGCCGCTTTGCAGTGCTGTTCGCCGTTATGACGACTATCGCCTTCCAGTCGTGGTGGACGATCGCCAGCTACTATTCGGACCAGTGGTTCGGCACCTCGTTCATCCACTCACAGGCCGAACTTCAGTGGGATCTCGTCGCCGTTATGATTGTCAGCCTCGTTATGGGTCGACTCTTTATGTGGTACTTCGACCGTATCGAACACGTCGGTTCACGTCACCAACCGGTCGTCCCGGAGGAGACATCATGA
- a CDS encoding hypothetical protein (KEGG: hla:Hlac_1137 hypothetical protein) — protein sequence MDDTQARNHEHSDVDRNSTGGAVPEGDEADLPDQPTVDDWSDDEAGSRIDVGVLVAHSPGGDVDPLRSFAERMARDGVDELAAATDAVWRVHCAEPDPLTDRNPRRPSEFLDEAVLHMVKRPYDLVVVVTDVPLTTRQERSVEGLASPLARVVVVSTRRLLRTHDREAVRALDSPAVRWNAATLLVHLLGHVFRADHNDGGVMAPFSFDPSRRSVPPFDADITDHLREIATRIPQADVSRGRPRRLALHAVSLMRNPGIVAATLLQSRAPLLPFSLPRLSTAAVTPTLILVFSAEAWDVGLNLTNRTAALFAIGSVIAAAVHLLYVQRLTFPRERNQVLTEHMALVNVAVFLILIVAMMGLFVLVGSIILLIEFAVFPPNLMTNWPSLEEPTVGLVDLVRVGGFISTLGVLSGALAGGIENRMALRHLALFRDRP from the coding sequence ATGGACGATACTCAGGCGAGAAATCACGAGCACTCCGACGTCGACCGGAACTCTACAGGGGGTGCGGTGCCTGAGGGCGATGAGGCGGATCTGCCCGACCAGCCGACTGTGGACGATTGGAGTGACGATGAGGCCGGGTCACGAATCGACGTTGGGGTCCTCGTTGCGCATTCCCCTGGTGGGGATGTCGACCCGCTCCGGTCGTTCGCCGAGCGGATGGCCCGCGACGGTGTCGACGAGTTGGCGGCGGCCACGGACGCAGTTTGGCGGGTCCATTGTGCCGAACCGGACCCGCTCACCGACCGCAATCCCCGACGGCCGTCCGAGTTCCTCGATGAAGCCGTGCTTCACATGGTGAAACGCCCGTACGACCTGGTCGTCGTCGTGACCGACGTGCCCCTCACCACAAGGCAAGAGCGATCCGTCGAGGGACTCGCTTCCCCGCTTGCCCGCGTCGTTGTCGTCTCCACAAGACGACTCCTGCGGACGCACGACCGAGAGGCGGTCAGGGCGCTCGATTCACCGGCCGTCCGCTGGAACGCTGCGACCCTCCTCGTTCACCTCCTGGGACATGTGTTTCGTGCGGACCACAATGATGGCGGCGTCATGGCTCCGTTCTCGTTTGACCCCTCCCGACGGAGCGTCCCGCCGTTCGATGCGGATATCACGGATCATCTCAGAGAGATCGCGACCCGCATCCCCCAAGCGGACGTCTCACGAGGGCGACCTCGACGGCTGGCGTTGCACGCGGTGAGCCTCATGCGGAATCCGGGTATCGTCGCCGCGACACTGCTACAGAGTCGCGCACCGCTGCTCCCGTTCTCACTTCCGCGTCTCTCGACGGCCGCGGTGACGCCGACACTGATACTCGTGTTCAGTGCCGAGGCATGGGACGTCGGGCTGAACCTGACCAACCGCACCGCGGCACTCTTCGCGATAGGGAGTGTCATCGCTGCCGCAGTCCATCTCCTGTACGTTCAGCGCCTAACGTTCCCACGGGAGCGCAACCAGGTGTTAACCGAACATATGGCACTGGTGAACGTGGCCGTGTTTCTCATCCTCATCGTGGCGATGATGGGACTCTTCGTCCTCGTCGGGTCAATCATACTCCTGATTGAGTTCGCCGTCTTCCCGCCGAACCTGATGACGAACTGGCCGAGCCTCGAGGAACCCACGGTTGGGCTCGTCGACCTTGTCCGTGTTGGGGGGTTCATCAGTACGCTCGGTGTGCTTTCGGGCGCGCTCGCCGGCGGTATCGAAAATCGGATGGCGCTCCGGCATCTCGCGCTCTTCCGTGACAGGCCGTAG
- a CDS encoding GCN5-related N-acetyltransferase (PFAM: GCN5-related N-acetyltransferase~KEGG: hla:Hlac_1136 GCN5-related N-acetyltransferase) — MEVRPAESTDRERIRAITRDSLQSSYSLSPQQIEKILDQEFDDTSLNDLLNDSDRTVLVADETVDGTETVYGFITVEIGAQATIRWLHVDPEARGGGIATALLERVRKEFAEKPIAASVLDDAVEGGQFLEGFGLKQSGNDHILIGEEEFAVTVFTEGEKTDTSNEPDVPIPESVTVDGVARPVNRDESVPGTEAPFFTVSRADDEEEPYGYFCSQCGSTDISADGQDRLECGNCGNAHLAEEWDDAYL, encoded by the coding sequence ATGGAGGTTCGCCCTGCGGAGTCGACTGACCGAGAACGGATCAGAGCGATCACGCGCGACTCACTGCAATCGTCGTACTCGCTCAGCCCACAGCAGATCGAAAAGATACTCGACCAGGAGTTCGACGACACGTCACTGAACGACCTGCTCAACGATTCTGATAGGACGGTGCTCGTCGCCGACGAGACGGTCGACGGCACAGAGACGGTTTACGGGTTCATCACCGTCGAAATCGGAGCACAAGCGACGATCCGGTGGCTCCACGTGGACCCGGAGGCTCGGGGAGGAGGCATCGCCACGGCGCTGCTCGAACGCGTTCGCAAAGAGTTTGCTGAGAAGCCGATTGCAGCGTCTGTCCTCGACGACGCCGTTGAGGGCGGCCAGTTCCTCGAAGGGTTTGGCCTCAAACAGAGCGGCAACGATCACATACTGATCGGCGAGGAGGAGTTCGCTGTCACCGTGTTCACTGAGGGCGAAAAGACGGATACGTCGAACGAACCCGACGTCCCGATCCCCGAGTCTGTCACCGTCGACGGTGTTGCCCGGCCCGTCAACCGCGACGAGAGCGTTCCTGGCACGGAGGCCCCATTCTTCACGGTGTCCCGTGCGGATGACGAGGAGGAGCCGTACGGGTACTTCTGTTCACAGTGCGGCAGTACTGACATCTCCGCCGACGGGCAAGACAGGCTCGAGTGCGGGAACTGTGGCAACGCTCACCTTGCCGAGGAGTGGGACGATGCGTATCTCTGA
- a CDS encoding Uncharacterized conserved protein UCP01500 (PFAM: Uncharacterised conserved protein UCP01500~KEGG: htu:Htur_0039 hypothetical protein) gives MSEDETERDWDEFDPEAPEESEIGREMVSKSTGLGSVVAHFYRGEMSVVTAWRGRLDETINWAVTIISAILIYAFSTDGNHVILLTGMVIVAIFLGIESRRYQAYDVYRARTRMLQQNLFANTLDPSQGVEHPDWRRELSEDYRNPTIKTPYLEAVARRLRRIYLPFFVLMLAAWLFKLTAFSDQPILETAAVGRVPGQAVFGVVGLFYLAIIAIAFWPRERHSKGEFGKYEPGEWKDTE, from the coding sequence ATGAGTGAAGATGAGACAGAGCGCGACTGGGACGAGTTCGACCCGGAAGCGCCAGAGGAAAGCGAGATCGGCCGGGAGATGGTTTCGAAGAGCACAGGGTTAGGATCGGTCGTTGCACACTTCTATCGCGGGGAAATGAGCGTCGTTACGGCCTGGCGCGGCCGTCTTGACGAGACGATTAACTGGGCGGTGACGATCATCTCGGCGATCCTCATCTACGCCTTCTCGACTGATGGCAATCATGTGATCTTGCTCACCGGGATGGTCATCGTCGCGATATTCCTTGGGATCGAATCACGCCGGTACCAGGCCTACGACGTCTACCGGGCGCGCACTCGAATGCTCCAGCAAAACCTCTTTGCGAACACGCTCGATCCTTCTCAGGGCGTTGAGCACCCCGACTGGCGCCGCGAACTGAGCGAGGACTATCGGAACCCGACGATCAAGACGCCCTACCTCGAAGCGGTCGCGCGGCGGCTCCGCCGGATCTATCTGCCGTTTTTCGTGCTCATGCTCGCGGCCTGGCTGTTCAAGCTTACGGCGTTTTCCGATCAGCCGATCCTCGAAACGGCTGCGGTAGGGAGAGTGCCAGGACAAGCCGTGTTCGGGGTTGTAGGTCTGTTCTATCTCGCGATAATCGCCATTGCGTTCTGGCCGCGCGAGCGTCACTCGAAGGGCGAGTTCGGCAAGTACGAACCCGGAGAGTGGAAGGACACCGAGTGA
- a CDS encoding hypothetical protein (KEGG: hje:HacjB3_16316 hypothetical protein), whose product MGTDREPADTDWEYETLRPPREETQKEAEDPKAELNELAAKGWRLVETIDYTGGGTKFLVFERPARSDAVDSDDEVRS is encoded by the coding sequence ATGGGAACTGATCGGGAACCCGCCGACACAGACTGGGAGTACGAAACTCTCAGACCGCCGAGAGAGGAGACACAGAAGGAAGCCGAGGACCCGAAAGCCGAGTTGAACGAACTCGCCGCCAAGGGGTGGCGACTCGTTGAGACGATCGACTACACTGGCGGCGGGACCAAGTTCCTCGTGTTCGAGCGCCCAGCCCGTTCGGACGCTGTCGACTCCGACGATGAGGTCCGCTCGTGA
- a CDS encoding hypothetical protein (KEGG: hje:HacjB3_16321 hypothetical protein) encodes MSADIDEPNVDTDMDVSTANTMRERAGESRLKLWILLSANRLVVTAVLALVIFVVFVVSVTVLPPPLVPQLESGDTIETMFSTMIGSIITGTTLVVTIGQLVLSQEAGPLGEQRDRMENSMDFRDYTEELIGAPSPADPSAFLASLIDVSQDRAEAVREGLSDIDSDQLQWEVDEFTESLIGNSETVRDQLDGAKFGSFDVLFAALNYNYGWKIFQVERLLHDHEEDLGQPENELLDELKTALSMFGPAREHVKTLYFAWALVTLSQLILYAAIPALIVAGVMLTVVDVTTLSGSTFGVEHIALLIGAAFTVTLVPFLLFASYVSRIVTVAKRTLAIEPLILRDSQR; translated from the coding sequence GTGAGTGCCGACATTGACGAGCCGAACGTCGACACGGACATGGACGTCAGCACGGCCAATACGATGCGTGAGCGCGCCGGCGAGAGCCGCCTCAAGCTCTGGATCCTGCTGAGCGCGAACCGCCTGGTTGTCACTGCCGTGCTGGCACTCGTGATCTTCGTCGTCTTCGTCGTGTCTGTGACGGTTCTTCCACCACCACTGGTTCCACAGCTCGAATCCGGCGATACGATCGAGACGATGTTCTCAACGATGATCGGTAGTATCATCACCGGCACCACGCTGGTCGTCACGATCGGCCAGCTCGTGCTCTCTCAGGAGGCCGGCCCACTCGGTGAACAGCGCGACCGAATGGAGAACTCGATGGACTTTCGCGATTACACAGAGGAGCTGATCGGGGCACCGAGCCCCGCAGATCCGTCGGCGTTTTTGGCCAGTCTCATCGACGTATCACAGGACCGCGCCGAGGCGGTGCGTGAGGGACTGAGCGACATCGACAGCGACCAACTCCAATGGGAAGTCGATGAGTTTACCGAGAGCCTGATCGGCAACTCCGAGACGGTGCGCGACCAGCTCGACGGCGCGAAGTTCGGCAGCTTCGACGTGCTGTTCGCGGCGCTGAACTACAACTACGGCTGGAAGATTTTTCAGGTCGAACGCCTCCTGCACGACCACGAGGAGGATCTCGGTCAACCCGAGAACGAACTCCTCGACGAGCTGAAGACGGCACTGTCGATGTTTGGCCCGGCCCGCGAACACGTAAAGACGCTCTACTTCGCGTGGGCGCTGGTGACGCTCTCACAGTTGATCCTCTATGCGGCGATTCCGGCGCTCATCGTCGCGGGGGTCATGCTCACCGTCGTCGACGTGACGACGCTGTCCGGAAGCACGTTCGGCGTCGAGCATATCGCTCTGTTGATCGGTGCTGCCTTCACCGTGACGCTGGTACCGTTCTTGCTGTTCGCTTCATACGTTTCGCGGATCGTAACGGTCGCTAAGCGGACGCTCGCCATCGAACCACTGATTCTCAGGGACTCACAGCGATGA
- a CDS encoding Pyridoxal biosynthesis lyase pdxS (KEGG: hmu:Hmuk_1649 pyridoxal biosynthesis lyase PdxS~HAMAP: Pyridoxal biosynthesis lyase pdxS~PFAM: Vitamin B6 biosynthesis protein) — MDKVDDIEELQRGTELVKRGFAQMQKGGVIMDVVNRQQARIAEDAGAVAVMHLEAVPADIRKRGGVARMANPGEIAEVTDEVSIPVMGKVRIGHHKEAEIMEAAGADMVDESEVLTPAEENYHIDKRDFTTPFVCGARNLGEALRRIDEGAAMIRTKGEAGTGDVNQAVHHQRNIRSAIRKLSGMNFEEREMWARENEAPRELVHEAADLGRLPVVNFAAGGIATPADAALMMHHGCDGIFVGSGIFGAEDPEKMGNAIVEAVNNWDDADRLMEIASDIGSSMKGDANVDLPEEEKLQNRGN; from the coding sequence ATGGACAAAGTCGACGATATCGAGGAACTCCAGCGGGGCACCGAGCTCGTCAAGCGCGGGTTCGCACAGATGCAGAAAGGCGGGGTCATCATGGACGTGGTGAACCGCCAACAGGCTCGTATCGCAGAGGACGCCGGCGCCGTCGCCGTCATGCATCTCGAAGCCGTCCCGGCCGACATCCGCAAGCGCGGCGGCGTCGCCCGGATGGCCAACCCCGGCGAAATCGCCGAGGTTACGGATGAGGTCTCCATCCCGGTGATGGGGAAGGTCCGTATCGGCCACCACAAGGAAGCAGAGATTATGGAGGCCGCGGGCGCGGACATGGTCGACGAGAGTGAAGTGCTCACACCGGCCGAAGAGAACTACCACATCGACAAGCGCGACTTCACCACGCCGTTCGTCTGTGGCGCGCGCAACCTCGGTGAGGCGCTCCGGCGCATCGACGAAGGCGCGGCGATGATTCGAACCAAGGGCGAGGCCGGCACGGGCGACGTGAACCAGGCTGTCCACCACCAGCGCAACATCAGGAGCGCCATCCGCAAGCTCTCGGGGATGAACTTCGAGGAGCGCGAAATGTGGGCTCGTGAGAACGAGGCCCCCCGCGAACTCGTCCACGAGGCCGCGGACCTCGGGCGCCTGCCCGTCGTGAACTTTGCGGCCGGCGGCATCGCCACCCCCGCCGACGCGGCGCTGATGATGCACCACGGCTGTGACGGTATCTTCGTCGGCTCGGGGATCTTCGGCGCAGAGGACCCCGAGAAGATGGGCAACGCCATCGTCGAGGCCGTCAACAACTGGGACGACGCCGACCGGCTGATGGAGATCGCCTCCGACATCGGCAGCAGCATGAAGGGCGACGCCAACGTCGACCTGCCGGAGGAGGAGAAGCTGCAGAACCGCGGGAACTGA
- a CDS encoding protein of unknown function DUF1405 (PFAM: Protein of unknown function DUF1405~KEGG: hbo:Hbor_07430 membrane protein): MLPGFLDRSRLPDRASLPRWLAPLPRAVEDLGLRAVWLVVLINAVGTAFGFWYYGFHPIPLSDPLITGQLAREPALFWLFVPDSPGGTLFVGLAFGMWGLGRRNEYLNALAFFGCLKLGFWTPFVLTVFAEGFLATTAIPMYLFLFFSHLAMVVEAFVLHRISDFPVKAVAVALFWYGLNDVVDYFVPVLGSAHHTYIPGQLVSEAGFYTHPPEIHTLAAAGAVVLTLAATFLALATRVRKLELNELGF, translated from the coding sequence ATGCTTCCCGGCTTTCTCGACCGCTCCCGGCTCCCCGACAGGGCGTCACTGCCCCGCTGGCTCGCCCCACTGCCCCGCGCAGTCGAGGACCTCGGCCTCCGGGCTGTCTGGCTGGTCGTGCTCATCAACGCCGTCGGCACGGCCTTTGGCTTCTGGTACTACGGCTTCCACCCAATCCCGCTCTCTGACCCGCTCATCACCGGCCAGCTGGCTCGGGAGCCAGCGCTGTTCTGGCTGTTCGTCCCAGACAGCCCCGGTGGCACACTGTTCGTCGGCCTCGCGTTCGGGATGTGGGGGCTGGGTCGGCGCAACGAATATCTGAACGCACTGGCGTTTTTCGGCTGCCTAAAGCTCGGCTTCTGGACGCCGTTCGTACTGACCGTCTTCGCTGAGGGGTTCCTCGCGACCACGGCTATCCCGATGTATCTCTTCCTCTTTTTCAGCCACCTCGCCATGGTGGTCGAGGCGTTCGTCCTCCATCGCATCTCAGATTTCCCGGTCAAAGCGGTCGCCGTCGCGCTGTTCTGGTACGGCCTCAACGACGTGGTCGACTACTTCGTCCCAGTGCTGGGTTCGGCCCACCACACGTATATCCCGGGACAGCTCGTGAGTGAGGCGGGCTTCTACACGCACCCACCGGAGATTCACACTCTCGCCGCCGCTGGTGCAGTCGTGTTGACGCTGGCAGCGACGTTCCTGGCGCTCGCGACGAGAGTTCGGAAACTCGAACTGAACGAACTCGGCTTCTAA
- a CDS encoding hypothetical protein (KEGG: nph:NP2196A hypothetical protein) produces MTDRKNTETARQTMSEASHTNPYTDESFGETVAYARGRVVAADGGRANATKHDDDTIGDMDHTPRRGAPDTSSVYQRGGEEE; encoded by the coding sequence ATGACCGACCGAAAAAACACCGAGACAGCCCGACAGACGATGAGTGAAGCCAGCCACACCAACCCGTACACCGACGAATCCTTCGGCGAGACGGTCGCGTACGCTCGTGGACGCGTCGTCGCCGCCGACGGTGGACGAGCAAACGCCACCAAACACGACGACGACACGATTGGCGATATGGACCACACCCCACGGCGAGGGGCACCCGACACGAGCAGCGTCTACCAGCGCGGCGGCGAAGAAGAGTAA
- a CDS encoding 3-isopropylmalate dehydratase, small subunit (KEGG: nph:NP2192A 3-isopropylmalate dehydratase, small subunit~TIGRFAM: 3-isopropylmalate dehydratase, small subunit region~PFAM: Aconitase A/isopropylmalate dehydratase small subunit, swivel), giving the protein MSSDTNRGADNGDDSSVPSIETVRGTGIPVRGNDIDTDQIIPARFLKVLTFDGLGEFAFFDQRYETAGPGASDPEAAEEPTDHPFNQAQYEGANVLVVNANFGCGSSREHAPQSLKRWGIDAVVGESFAEIFAGNCLALGIPTVTADTAAVEALQDYVEANPDTELTVDVEDEIVEYAGETVDANVDPTQRRALVAGEWDTTAMLGANPDEVAETAASLPYVD; this is encoded by the coding sequence ATGAGCTCGGACACCAACCGTGGTGCAGATAACGGCGACGACAGCTCAGTCCCGAGCATCGAGACGGTCCGCGGGACGGGAATCCCGGTCCGCGGCAACGACATCGACACCGACCAGATTATTCCTGCGCGGTTCCTGAAGGTGCTGACCTTCGACGGGTTGGGGGAGTTCGCCTTCTTCGACCAGCGGTATGAGACTGCTGGGCCGGGCGCGTCGGACCCGGAAGCCGCCGAGGAGCCGACCGACCACCCGTTCAACCAGGCGCAGTACGAGGGCGCGAACGTGCTGGTCGTGAACGCCAACTTCGGCTGTGGCTCCTCCAGGGAGCACGCACCCCAATCGCTGAAACGGTGGGGAATCGACGCCGTCGTCGGCGAATCCTTCGCCGAGATTTTCGCCGGTAACTGCCTGGCGCTGGGGATTCCCACGGTGACCGCAGATACGGCTGCCGTCGAGGCGCTCCAGGACTACGTCGAAGCCAACCCTGACACCGAACTGACTGTCGACGTCGAGGATGAGATCGTCGAGTACGCTGGCGAGACGGTTGACGCCAACGTGGACCCGACACAGCGCCGCGCGCTCGTCGCAGGCGAGTGGGACACCACGGCGATGCTCGGCGCCAATCCGGATGAGGTCGCTGAAACGGCCGCTTCGCTCCCGTACGTCGACTAA